One Brassica napus cultivar Da-Ae chromosome C2, Da-Ae, whole genome shotgun sequence DNA window includes the following coding sequences:
- the LOC106380735 gene encoding importin-5-like, producing MATDANQQAQLAMVLGSDTAPFETLISHLMSSSNEQRSSAEALFNLAKQTNPDTLALKLAHLLQLSPHPEGRAMAAVLLRKLLTRDDAYLWPRLSLPTQSSLKSSMMSCIQREEAKSISKKICDTVSELASGILPENGWPELLPFVFQCVASDSSKLQESAFLILAQLSQYVGETLTPHIKHLHGVFLQCLSSNAVSSDVKIAALNAVISFVQCLSNSTERDRFQDVLPAMIRTLTESLNNGNEATAQEALELFIELAGTEPRFLRRQLVDIVASMLQIAEAESLEESTRHLAVEFLVTLAEARERAPGMVRKLPQFIDRLFAALMKMLEDIEDDPAWYSAETEDEDAGETSNYSMGQECLDRLAIALGGNTIVPVAYQQFSAYLVASEWQKHHASLIALAQIAEGCSKVMIKNLEQVVSMILSQFQSPHPRVRWAAINAIGQLSTDLGPDLQNQHHQRVLPALAAAMDDIQNPRVQAHAASAVLNFSENCTPEILAPYLDGIVSKLLVLLQNGKQMVQEGALTALASVADSSQEHFQKYYDVVMPYLKTILMNATDKSKRMLRAKSMECISLVGMAVGKDRFKQDAIQVMEVLMSLQGSELEADDPITSYMLQAWARLCKCLGQEFLPYMSVVMPPLLQSAQLKPDVTITSADSEDEADDSDDESMETIILGDKRIGIKTSVLEEKATACNMLCCYADELKEGFFPWVDQVALTLVPLLKFYFHEEVRRAAVSAMPELMRSAKLAIEKGQPGGPDISYLKQISDYIIPAMLEALHKEPDTEICVSMLEALNECLQISGNLLDEGKIRSIIDEVKQVMTASSSRKQERGERANAEDFDAEEGELIKEENEQEEEIFDQVGEILGTLVKTFKASFLPYFDELSSYLTPMWGRDKTAEERRIAICIFDDVAEQCRDAAFKYYDTYLPFVLEACNDESADVRQAAVYGLGVCAEFGGSVFKPLVGEALSRLNVVIQHPNARQSENAMAYDNAVSAVGKICQFHRDSIDSSQVLPAWLNCLPISNDVMEAKVVHDQLCSMVERQDVDLLGPNNQYLPKILTVFAEVLTRKDVVTEETGGRMVNIIRQLQQTLPQSALSSIWSTLKPEQQMALQSMLSS from the exons ATGGCTACCGACGCGAATCAGCAAGCCCAGCTCGCGATGGTCCTCGGCTCCGATACGGCGCCGTTCGAGACTCTCATCTCCCACCTCATGTCCTCATCCAACGAGCAGCGCTCCTCCGCGGAGGCTCTCTTCAATCTCGCCAAGCAGACCAATCCAGACACCCTCGCCTTGAAGCTCGCTCACCTCCTCCAGCTCTCCCCTCACCCCGAGGGCCGCGCCATGGCCGCCGTCCTCCTCCGCAAGCTCCTCACGCGGGACGACGCTTACCTGTGGCCGCGCCTCTCCCTCCCCACTCAATCCTCCCTCAAATCGTCGATGATGTCTTGCATCCAGCGCGAGGAGGCGAAATCGATCTCGAAGAAGATCTGCGACACGGTCTCCGAGCTTGCCTCCGGGATCCTCCCGGAGAACGGATGGCCTGAGCTGTTACCGTTCGTTTTCCAGTGCGTGGCGTCGGATTCGTCGAAACTGCAGGAATCGGCGTTTTTGATCTTGGCGCAATTGTCTCAGTACGTTGGGGAGACTCTGACTCCTCACATCAAGCATCTACACGGCGTCTTCCTCCAGTGCTTGAGTAGTAACGCCGTTAGCTCCGACGTTAAAATCGCGGCGCTTAACGCCGTTATTAGTTTTGTTCAGTGTCTGTCAAACTCCACGGAGCGTGATAGGTTCCAAGACGTTTTGCCTGCGATGATCAGGACGTTGACCGAGTCCCTCAACAACGGGAACGAAGCGACCGCGCAGGAGGCGCTTGAGCTTTTCATCGAATTGGCTGGTACCGAGCCACGGTTCCTTAGACGGCAGCTTGTTGATATCGTTGCCTCGATGCTTCAGATCGCTGAGGCTGAATCCCTAGAGGAGAGCACGCGCCACCTGGCGGTTGAGTTTCTGGTGACTCTGGCTGAGGCGCGTGAGCGTGCTCCTGGGATGGTTAGGAAACTGCCTCAGTTTATTGACAGGTTGTTTGCGGCTCTTATGAAGATGCTCGAGGATATCGAGGACGATCCTGCTTGGTACAGCGCTGAGACTGAGGACGAGGACGCTGGTGAGACGAGCAACTACAGTATGGGTCAAGAGTGTTTGGATCGGTTAGCGATTGCCTTGGGAGGGAACACTATTGTTCCGGTTGCGTATCAGCAGTTTTCTGCTTACTTGGTTGCCTCTGAGTGGCAGAAGCACCACGCTTCTTTGATTGCGCTTGCTCAGATTGCTGAAGGTTGCTCGAAG GTGATGATTAAAAATCTAGAGCAAGTGGTGTCCATGATCTTGAGCCAATTTCAAAGTCCTCATCCTCGCGTAAGGTGGGCAGCCATTAATGCGATTGGACAGTTGTCTACAGATTTGGGTCCAGATTTGCAGAACCAACATCATCAGAGAGTGCTCCCTGCACTTGCTGCTGCTATGGATGATATCCAGAATCCACGAGTGCAG GCTCATGCTGCTTCAGCAGTACTCAACTTTAGTGAAAATTGTACGCCTGAAATACTGGCACCTTATTTAGACGGAATTGTGAGCAAATTGCTTGTGCTCCTACAA AATGGAAAGCAAATGGTGCAAGAAGGAGCGTTGACAGCTCTTGCTTCAGTTGCTGATTCATCGCAG GAACACTTCCAAAAGTACTATGATGTTGTCATGCCTTATCTCAAAACTATTTTGATGAACGCAACTGACAAATCAAAGCGGATGCTTCGTGCCAAATCCATGGAATGCATCAGTCTTGTTGGAATGGCAGTTGGAAAGGACAGATTTAAGCAAGATGCTATCCAG GTCATGGAAGTGCTTATGTCATTGCAAGGTTCTGAATTGGAGGCAGATGATCCAATAACGAGTTATATGTTACAG GCATGGGCTCGGCTTTGCAAGTGTCTAGGCCAAGAGTTCCTCCCATACATGAGTGTGGTGATGCCTCCTTTGCTTCAGTCAGCTCAACTTAAACCAGATGTAACAATTACATCTGCTGATTCAGAAGATGAAGCAGATGATTCTGATGATGAAAG CATGGAGACGATTATCCTGGGGGACAAAAGAATAGGAATCAAAACGAGTGTCCTAGAGGAAAAAGCCACAGCTTGTAACATGCTTTGTTGCTATGCTGATGAGTTAAAAGAAGGATTTTTTCCCTGGGTTGATCAG GTTGCACTTACACTGGTTCCTTTGCTAAAATTCTATTTTCACGAAGAAGTTAGAAGAGCTGCTGTGTCAG CCATGCCGGAACTAATGCGCTCAGCCAAACTGGCAATAGAGAAAGGACAACCCGGTGGGCCCGATATATCATATTTGAAGCAGATTTCTGACTACATTATTCCAGCCATGCTGGAAGCTTTGCATAAA GAGCCTGATACAGAGATCTGTGTCAGTATGTTGGAAGCTCTCAATGAATGCTTGCAG ATCTCTGGAAATCTTTTGGACGAAGGGAAAATTAGATCCATAATTGATGAAGTAAAGCAAGTGATGACAGCAAGCTCTAGTAGGAAGCAAGAGAGGGGAGAGAGGGCCAATGCTGAAGATTTTGACGCTGAAGAGGGAGAGCTCATTAAAGAGGAAAATGAGCAAGAGGAAGAAATTTTTGATCAG GTTGGAGAAATATTGGGAACACTGGTAAAGACATTCAAGGCCTCGTTTCTGCCTTACTTCGATGAATTATCCTCTTATTTAACTCCTATGTGG GGAAGGGATAAAACAGCTGAAGAGAGAAGGATTGCAATATGCATCTTTGATGATGTTGCTGAACAGTGCCGTGACGCTGCCTTTAA ATATTATGATACTTATCTTCCATTCGTACTGGAAGCTTGCAATGACGAGAGCGCAGATGTTCGACAG GCTGCCGTTTATGGGCTTGGTGTTTGTGCTGAGTTTGGCGGATCTGTATTCAAGCCTCTTGTTGGAG AGGCCCTGTCAAGATTAAATGTTGTGATACAGCATCCAAATGCTCGGCAGTCCGAAAATGCCATGGCATATGATAATGCTGTATCCGCTGTGGGAAAGATCTGCCAATTTCACCGTGACAGTATTGATTCTTCTCAG GTACTTCCTGCGTGGTTGAACTGTTTGCCTATAAGTAATGATGTCATGGAAGCCAAAGTGGTTCATGATCAGCTCTGCTCAATGGTTGAGAG
- the LOC106379208 gene encoding homeobox-leucine zipper protein HDG8-like has protein sequence MDYDGDGSQDNQHYTSVNAMSKEKRICHRHSPQQIQMLEAYFKECPHPNESQRQKFCNELNLEIDQVKFWFQNKRTQSKAQDERTSNILLRAENEKLQCENAAMLEALKNVTCPPCGGPPFGREEREPNLHKLRLENPLFKAESDSLAAAKNKYQQTMLDSLTSVQRQQTFEALTSYGMNPYNPFEQPSPSESQTIQPQLLPQMDIPQLSETAAIAVEELKQLFLTDEALWVMSSIDGTYVIDQESYEKFSHSIKHFRNLSARVESSKDVTVVPIEATSLIDMFLDLEKWKMLFPTIVNKAKTIHTLGSELPIKENCNVLQMIWEQLHILSPLVPPREFMIVRCCQQIGERLWIIADVSQHIVNSDQSISPSCYKRPSGCLIRSLPNAHTEVRWIEHVEVDHTADTHRMYRELVSGGSGYGARRWIVTLERMCERMALSTILIMPATDWSETIPTVEGRKSVMKLGERMVKIFNEMLIMSGKVEFPQQSKCGVRISIRMNMEPGQLPGLVVSAASCLSIPLTPLQVFNSLRSNDTRHQWDVLCHGNAITETARISTGSSGTNYINLLQPTPPWDIGQNMVQEPHKKMMVLQECYMDALGGMIVYSPLDMATMSIAASGEVDPLNIPILPSGFTISSDNNRGTVLMLAFQILISDENSKTRNVSENAADRVSRLISQTVQSIKVMLNCPPE, from the exons ATGGATTATGATGGTGATGGAAGCCAAGACAACCAACACTATACTTCAGTAAACGCCATGTCAAAAGAGAAGAGGATTTGTCATCGTCACAGTCCTCAACAGATCCAGATGCTAGAAGC GTATTTCAAAGAATGTCCTCATCCAAACGAATCACAGAGACAAAAGTTCTGCAATGAGTTAAACCTTGAGATAGACCAAGTCAAATTTTGGTTTCAGAACAAAAGAACTCAAAGCAAA GCTCAAGATGAGAGAACTTCAAACATATTGCTTCGTGCAGAAAATGAAAAGCTCCAATGTGAGAATGCTGCGATGTTAGAGGCTTTAAAGAATGTGACTTGTCCACCTTGTGGCGGTCCTCCATTCGGCAGAGAGGAACGCGAACCTAATCTCCATAAGCTGCGTCTAGAAAACCCTCTCTTCAAAGCGGAG agtGACAGCTTGGCGGCAGCCAAGAACAAGTATCAACAAACCATGTTGGACTCACTCACTTCTGTTCAAAGACAGCAAACTTTTGAAGCTCTCACCTCATACGGAATGAATCCATACAATCCCTTCGAGCAACCTAGCCCATCAGAATCTCAAACCATCCAACCACAACTACTACCCCAAATGGATATACCGCAGCTGTCTGAAACTGCGGCAATTGCGGTTGAAGAGCTTAAGCAGCTATTTCTTACCGATGAAGCTCTTTGGGTTATGTCGTCTATCGATGGAACATATGTGATTGATCAAGAGAGCTATGAGAAGTTCTCGCACTCAATCAAACATTTCAGGAACTTGAGTGCTCGTGTCGAGTCTTCTAAAGATGTCACGGTGGTTCCTATTGAGGCAACAAGCTTGATTGATATGTTCTTAGATTTG GAGAAATGGAAAATGCTTTTTCCAACGATCGTGAACAAGGCCAAGACGATTCATACGCTCGGATCCGAGCTTCCAATAAAAGAAAACTGCAATGTCTTGCAAATG ATATGGGAGCAACTACACATATTGTCGCCACTAGTGCCACCAAGGGAGTTTATGATTGTAAGATGCTGCCAACAGATCGGTGAAAGGCTCTGGATTATTGCTGATGTGTCACAACACATCGTTAACTCTGACCAATCGATCAGTCCATCTTGTTATAAACGTCCTTCTGGTTGTCTCATCCGATCCTTGCCCAATGCTCACACCGAG GTAAGGTGGATAGAGCATGTGGAAGTGGACCATACAGCCGATACACATAGGATGTATCGAGAGCTTGTAAGCGGCGGTTCGGGCTATGGAGCTAGGCGTTGGATCGTCACCCTTGAGAGAATGTGTGAGAGAATGGCTCTCTCCACCATCCTAATCATGCCGGCTACTGACTGGAGTGAAA CTATACCGACAGTGGAAGGAAGAAAGAGTGTGATGAAATTAGGGGAAAGAATGGTAAAAATCTTCAACGAAATGTTGATCATGTCCGGAAAAGTTGAGTTCCCGCAGCAATCGAAATGTGGAGTCAGAATCTCGATCCGGATGAACATGGAACCCGGTCAACTACCCGGTTTAGTTGTCAGTGCTGCATCTTGTCTCTCAATCCCTCTCACTCCTTTGCAAGTCTTCAACAGCCTGAGAAGCAACGACACTCGTCACCag TGGGACGTTCTTTGTCATGGAAACGCTATCACTGAGACCGCTCGCATTTCCACCGGATCAAGTGGAACAAACTACATCAACCTACTCCAG CCTACGCCACCGTGGGATATTGGACAAAATATGGTACAAGAACCACACAAGAAGATGATGGTGCTACAAGAGTGTTACATGGACGCATTAGGAGGCATGATAGTGTACTCTCCTCTCGACATGGCTACAATGAGTATCGCTGCCTCTGGGGAAGTCGACCCCTTGAATATTCCAATCCTTCCTTCTGGCTTCACCATCTCAAGCGACAACAATCGGGGAACTGTACTCATGTTGGCTTTTCAGATCCTTATCTCTGATGAAAACAGTAAGACCAGAAATGTGAGTGAGAATGCAGCGGACAGAGTGAGTAGATTGATCAGCCAAACTGTTCAAAGCATCAAGGTCATGCTCAATTGTCCTCCTGAGTGA